A single Sphingopyxis chilensis DNA region contains:
- a CDS encoding carboxymuconolactone decarboxylase family protein — MSKVTDPFAASPQLMKQWMAVSLAAQNSLESSLIELVKIRSSILNGCANCINMHTIEARAKGETEQRIYLLAAWQEAPVFTPRERAALAWTDALTRLSQGHTQKEAREALDEHFTAEEQMNLTVMINVINGWNRIAVGFDLWYEGGAPAKAA; from the coding sequence ATGTCCAAGGTAACCGACCCCTTTGCCGCCTCGCCGCAGCTCATGAAGCAGTGGATGGCGGTCAGCCTCGCGGCGCAGAACAGCCTTGAGTCGAGCCTGATCGAGCTGGTGAAGATCCGTTCGTCGATCCTCAACGGCTGCGCCAACTGCATCAACATGCACACGATCGAAGCCCGTGCGAAGGGCGAAACCGAGCAGCGCATCTACCTGCTCGCGGCGTGGCAGGAGGCGCCGGTCTTCACGCCCCGCGAACGCGCCGCGCTGGCGTGGACCGACGCCTTGACCCGCCTTTCGCAAGGGCACACACAGAAAGAGGCTCGCGAAGCGCTCGACGAGCATTTCACCGCGGAGGAACAGATGAACCTGACCGTGATGATCAATGTCATCAATGGCTGGAACCGGATCGCGGTCGGCTTCGACCTCTGGTACGAGGGCGGCGCGCCGGCGAAGGCCGCCTGA
- a CDS encoding hemolysin family protein, whose product MPDDQGSSNRSEEDSSRSGLLSGLRNLLFGGDKEPSLREQIEEVIDEAEEEREDRRGSNIVGDLSPIERKMLRNLLHFGEQTVDDVAVPRADIIAIPESASFTEVVAMFAEAGHSRLPIYRENLDEVVGMIHVKDVFAVLAEGRAPPPLLDLIRQPLYVPQSMGVLDLLAEMRAKRTHLAIVIDEYSGTEGLLTIEDLVEEIVGEIEDEHDDEPTALFAPGENGCWDADARAELDDVGEAIDPRLAEVDEDVDTLGGLAAVLAGHVPEVGEILVHPSGWRIAVTEADERRVHRLRLHPPVEIDLEAPSERTEEF is encoded by the coding sequence ATGCCCGACGACCAGGGATCTTCGAACCGATCGGAAGAGGACAGTAGCAGGTCCGGACTGCTGTCCGGACTGAGAAACCTGCTGTTCGGCGGTGACAAGGAACCGTCGCTGCGTGAGCAGATCGAAGAGGTCATCGACGAGGCCGAGGAGGAGCGCGAGGACCGGCGCGGCAGCAATATCGTCGGCGACCTGTCGCCGATCGAGCGCAAGATGCTGCGCAACCTGCTCCACTTCGGCGAACAGACCGTCGACGATGTCGCGGTGCCGCGCGCCGACATCATCGCCATTCCCGAAAGCGCGAGTTTCACCGAAGTCGTCGCGATGTTCGCCGAGGCCGGGCACAGCCGGCTGCCGATCTATCGCGAAAACCTCGACGAGGTCGTCGGCATGATCCACGTCAAGGATGTGTTCGCGGTGCTCGCCGAGGGGCGCGCGCCGCCGCCGCTTCTCGACCTCATCCGCCAGCCGCTCTATGTACCGCAATCGATGGGCGTGCTCGACCTGCTCGCCGAAATGCGCGCCAAACGCACCCATCTGGCGATTGTCATCGACGAATATTCGGGCACCGAAGGCCTGCTGACGATCGAGGATCTGGTCGAGGAAATCGTCGGCGAGATCGAGGACGAGCATGACGACGAGCCGACCGCGTTGTTCGCGCCCGGCGAAAATGGCTGCTGGGATGCCGACGCGCGCGCCGAACTCGACGATGTCGGCGAAGCGATCGACCCCCGCCTCGCCGAGGTTGACGAGGATGTCGACACGCTGGGCGGACTTGCCGCGGTGCTCGCGGGGCATGTGCCCGAGGTTGGCGAGATCCTCGTCCACCCGAGCGGCTGGCGGATCGCAGTGACCGAGGCCGACGAACGCCGCGTCCACCGGCTGCGCCTCCATCCGCCCGTCGAAATCGACCTGGAGGCGCCGTCGGAACGGACCGAGGAGTTCTGA
- a CDS encoding DUF6607 family protein, whose protein sequence is MKSYRKFAAGLLLLTAALPVVASAHPPIAAEAAAANFEQDRADILAMAGNYRVSFNMQESTRWDPDYEVLEPKRSGGNEVVRVIEDTGRKIVLQHMLVITGDDDKSFVIKHWRQDWEYEPAKILAYSDRNTWAWEDVPERMRTGRWSQTVYQVDDSPRYAGWGQFETQGGIRRWRSSWTWRPLARRDAVRNPVYDRYLSINRHQPSPDGWVHWQDNIKMGTKDGKLVPIVQEYVLNTYIKYDQYDVKAADDYWTATKDYWAAVRSEWDRVAATKGGIAIDEKADTGTVISGRLLEIADEIQENKLTSANAIAAAKKLIEANTRKL, encoded by the coding sequence ATGAAATCCTATCGCAAGTTCGCCGCCGGCCTGTTGCTGCTCACCGCCGCGCTGCCCGTCGTCGCCTCCGCGCACCCGCCGATCGCCGCCGAGGCCGCCGCCGCCAATTTCGAACAGGACCGCGCCGACATTCTCGCGATGGCGGGCAATTACCGCGTCAGCTTCAACATGCAGGAATCGACGCGCTGGGATCCCGATTATGAAGTCCTCGAACCCAAGCGCTCAGGCGGCAACGAGGTCGTGCGCGTGATCGAGGACACGGGGCGCAAGATCGTGCTCCAGCACATGCTCGTCATCACCGGCGACGACGACAAGAGCTTCGTCATCAAGCATTGGCGGCAGGATTGGGAATATGAGCCCGCGAAGATCCTCGCCTATTCGGATCGCAACACCTGGGCGTGGGAAGACGTCCCCGAACGGATGCGCACCGGCCGCTGGTCGCAGACCGTCTATCAGGTCGACGACAGCCCGCGTTACGCCGGCTGGGGCCAGTTCGAAACGCAGGGCGGAATTCGCCGTTGGCGCTCGAGCTGGACGTGGCGCCCGCTCGCCCGCCGCGACGCCGTGCGCAATCCGGTCTACGACCGCTACCTCTCGATCAACCGCCACCAGCCGTCGCCCGATGGCTGGGTCCACTGGCAGGACAATATCAAGATGGGGACGAAGGACGGCAAGCTCGTGCCGATCGTTCAGGAATATGTCCTCAACACCTATATCAAATATGACCAGTATGACGTGAAGGCGGCCGACGATTATTGGACCGCGACCAAGGATTATTGGGCTGCGGTGCGCTCCGAATGGGACCGCGTGGCTGCGACAAAAGGCGGCATCGCGATCGACGAAAAGGCCGACACCGGCACCGTGATCAGCGGCCGCCTGCTCGAAATCGCCGACGAGATTCAGGAAAATAAACTGACGTCGGCGAACGCGATCGCCGCGGCAAAGAAGCTGATCGAGGCGAATACGCGCAAGCTGTGA
- a CDS encoding DoxX family protein — protein MIMKFLGGFGEQTYALLRIVAGLLFLAHGVQKFFNFPAAFPMPLNPMLYAAGAIELVAGALIVIGLFTRPAAFLASGMAAVGYWVAHGSKGLYPIANGGETIALYCFIFLFIATRGAGIWSVDGAKK, from the coding sequence ATGATCATGAAGTTTCTGGGTGGTTTCGGCGAACAGACTTATGCGCTGCTGCGCATCGTCGCGGGCCTGTTGTTCCTCGCGCACGGCGTGCAGAAATTCTTCAATTTCCCTGCCGCCTTCCCGATGCCGCTGAATCCGATGCTCTATGCGGCCGGCGCGATCGAGCTGGTCGCGGGCGCGCTGATCGTCATCGGCCTGTTCACCCGCCCCGCCGCCTTCCTCGCCAGCGGCATGGCGGCGGTGGGTTATTGGGTCGCGCACGGCAGCAAGGGCCTTTATCCGATCGCCAACGGCGGAGAGACGATCGCGCTCTACTGCTTCATCTTCCTGTTCATTGCGACGCGCGGCGCGGGGATCTGGAGTGTCGACGGGGCGAAGAAATAG
- the ybeY gene encoding rRNA maturation RNase YbeY, translating to MLSVETHSAAPWPDALDWDARAAEAAAAALALTPFASLAHAAPLVEIAIRLTDDAEVHALNRDFRGKDKPTNVLSFPQVQDDLLESLANSDDGEILLGDIVLARETCLREAEEKGISLADHATHLIIHGTLHLVGYDHMDDAAAAAMEALEVKALASLGIANPYADQD from the coding sequence ATGCTTTCGGTCGAAACCCATAGCGCGGCCCCGTGGCCCGATGCCCTCGATTGGGACGCGCGCGCTGCGGAGGCCGCAGCGGCCGCGCTGGCGCTGACGCCCTTCGCTTCGCTCGCCCACGCCGCACCGCTGGTCGAGATCGCGATACGCCTTACCGACGATGCCGAGGTGCACGCGCTCAACCGCGACTTCCGGGGGAAGGACAAGCCGACCAATGTGCTGTCCTTTCCGCAAGTTCAGGACGATCTGCTCGAAAGCCTCGCCAACAGCGACGACGGCGAAATCCTGCTTGGCGACATCGTGCTGGCGCGCGAAACCTGTCTGCGCGAGGCCGAGGAGAAGGGGATTTCGCTCGCCGATCATGCGACGCACCTGATCATCCACGGCACGCTCCATCTTGTCGGATACGACCATATGGACGACGCTGCGGCCGCCGCGATGGAGGCGCTGGAAGTGAAAGCCCTTGCATCGCTGGGCATCGCCAATCCATATGCGGATCAGGATTAA
- a CDS encoding glycosyltransferase family 4 protein, giving the protein MEVSDLRIALFSGNYNMTTDGANKALNRLVGFLLAHGAAVRVYSPTVANPDFEPTGDLVSVPSMAIPGRSEYRIPLNFSSRVREDIAAFGPNIVHISSPDRVSRQAAAWARRRRLPVACSVHTRFETYFRYYNLSFLEPVVVAWLRKLYRKCDALIAPSESFAQVLRDQRMNFDIGIWTRGVEQGVFNPGRRDMAWRRSLGIDDDVPAIAFLGRLVMEKGLDVFADAIDVLQRRGVPHKVVVIGEGPAREWFESRLPDANFVGFQGGEDLAHALASCDIFFNPSVTETFGNVTLEAMACGLPVVAARATGSASIVKHGQTGYLVAPGSITGFADHLQQYCRDTRLRAEHGAAAVRESGAYQWDAINQAVADTYIRLIRQKQRRRD; this is encoded by the coding sequence ATGGAAGTTTCCGACCTTCGCATCGCCCTGTTCAGCGGCAATTACAACATGACCACCGATGGTGCGAACAAGGCGCTCAATCGCCTGGTCGGCTTTCTGCTGGCGCATGGCGCGGCGGTGCGCGTCTATTCGCCGACCGTCGCCAACCCCGATTTCGAACCGACGGGGGACCTTGTCAGCGTGCCGTCGATGGCGATTCCGGGACGCAGCGAATACCGGATTCCCTTGAATTTCTCGTCGCGGGTCCGCGAGGATATCGCGGCCTTTGGCCCGAATATCGTCCATATCTCCAGCCCCGATCGCGTGTCGCGGCAGGCTGCGGCGTGGGCGCGGCGACGGCGGCTTCCGGTCGCCTGCTCGGTGCACACGCGCTTCGAGACCTATTTCCGCTATTACAATCTGTCGTTCCTCGAACCCGTCGTCGTCGCGTGGCTGCGCAAGCTGTATCGCAAGTGCGACGCGCTGATCGCGCCGTCGGAAAGCTTTGCGCAGGTGCTGCGCGACCAGCGGATGAATTTTGACATCGGCATCTGGACGCGCGGGGTCGAGCAGGGGGTCTTCAACCCCGGCCGGCGCGACATGGCTTGGCGCCGGTCGCTCGGCATAGACGACGATGTTCCCGCGATCGCCTTTCTCGGCCGGCTCGTGATGGAAAAGGGGCTGGACGTCTTTGCCGACGCCATCGACGTGCTTCAGCGGCGAGGCGTACCGCACAAGGTCGTCGTGATCGGCGAGGGGCCGGCCCGCGAATGGTTCGAATCGCGCCTGCCGGATGCCAATTTCGTCGGGTTCCAGGGCGGCGAGGATCTCGCCCACGCGCTCGCATCGTGCGACATCTTCTTCAATCCGTCGGTCACCGAAACCTTCGGAAATGTGACGCTCGAAGCCATGGCGTGCGGGCTGCCCGTCGTCGCCGCGCGGGCCACGGGCAGCGCGAGCATCGTCAAGCATGGACAGACGGGCTATCTCGTCGCCCCCGGATCGATCACCGGCTTTGCCGACCATCTCCAACAATATTGCCGCGATACGCGGCTGCGCGCCGAACATGGCGCGGCGGCGGTGCGCGAAAGCGGAGCCTATCAATGGGACGCGATAAACCAGGCGGTCGCCGATACCTATATCCGCCTGATCCGCCAGAAACAGCGGCGCCGGGACTGA
- a CDS encoding replication-associated recombination protein A has product MAGDLFGGEAPDQRESGASGPAPLAERLRPRTLAEVVGQEHLTGPEGAIGRMVAAGQLSSIILWGPPGTGKTTIARLLAEAVGMRFAPLSAVFSGVADLRQAFADAEKMAAAGKRTLLFVDEIHRFNRAQQDGFLPYVERGTVVLVGATTENPSFALNAALLSRAQVLVLNRLGEAALGTLIERAEAEIGQRLPVTDEARAALIASADGDGRFLLNQVETLFSVTIEKPLDPGELAQFLHRRMPVYHKDRDGHYNLISALHKALRGSDPQAALYWLARMLVAGEEPLYLLRRLTRFASEDIGLADPQALVQCLAAKDAYQFLGSPEGELAIVQACLYLATAPKSNAAYAAQKAAWAAARETGSLAPPANILNAPTKLMKDLGYGAGYSYDHDAPDGFSGDNYWPDGMAPVDFYRPVDRGFEKRIAERIAWWDERRRLKE; this is encoded by the coding sequence ATGGCCGGGGATCTGTTCGGCGGTGAGGCACCGGATCAGCGCGAAAGCGGCGCGAGCGGTCCTGCGCCGCTCGCCGAACGGCTGCGCCCGCGCACGCTCGCCGAGGTTGTGGGGCAGGAGCATCTGACCGGCCCCGAAGGCGCGATCGGCCGGATGGTCGCCGCCGGACAATTGTCCTCGATTATCCTCTGGGGCCCGCCGGGCACGGGCAAGACGACGATCGCGCGCCTGCTCGCCGAGGCGGTCGGCATGCGGTTCGCGCCTTTATCCGCCGTCTTCTCGGGGGTTGCGGACTTGCGACAGGCCTTTGCCGATGCCGAGAAGATGGCGGCGGCGGGCAAGCGCACGCTGCTGTTCGTCGACGAGATCCACCGCTTCAATCGTGCGCAGCAGGACGGCTTCCTGCCCTATGTCGAACGTGGCACCGTGGTGCTTGTCGGCGCGACGACCGAAAATCCCAGCTTCGCGCTCAACGCCGCGCTGCTCAGCCGCGCGCAGGTGCTGGTGCTGAACCGCCTTGGCGAAGCCGCGCTCGGAACGCTGATCGAGCGCGCCGAGGCAGAGATCGGCCAGCGGCTGCCCGTGACCGACGAAGCCCGCGCGGCGCTGATCGCCAGCGCCGACGGCGACGGCCGCTTCCTGCTCAACCAGGTCGAAACGCTGTTTTCGGTGACGATCGAAAAACCGCTCGATCCGGGCGAGCTGGCACAATTCCTCCACCGCCGGATGCCGGTCTATCACAAGGATCGCGACGGCCACTACAATCTGATCTCGGCGCTCCACAAGGCGCTGCGCGGTTCGGATCCGCAGGCGGCGCTCTACTGGCTCGCGCGGATGCTCGTCGCGGGCGAGGAGCCGCTCTACCTGCTGCGGCGACTCACCCGTTTCGCGAGCGAGGATATCGGCCTCGCCGACCCGCAGGCGCTCGTGCAATGCCTGGCCGCGAAGGATGCCTATCAGTTCCTCGGTTCGCCCGAGGGCGAACTCGCGATCGTGCAGGCATGCCTCTACCTCGCCACCGCGCCCAAGTCGAACGCCGCCTATGCCGCGCAGAAGGCGGCGTGGGCGGCCGCGCGCGAAACGGGCAGCCTCGCGCCCCCCGCGAATATCCTCAACGCCCCGACCAAGCTCATGAAAGATCTGGGTTATGGCGCCGGCTACAGTTACGATCATGATGCGCCCGACGGCTTCTCCGGCGACAATTACTGGCCCGACGGCATGGCGCCGGTCGACTTCTATCGCCCCGTTGATCGCGGCTTTGAAAAGCGTATCGCCGAGCGCATCGCCTGGTGGGACGAACGGCGCCGCTTGAAGGAATGA
- a CDS encoding sigma-70 family RNA polymerase sigma factor, which produces MTAEGIRNGTAAAAAASFDPLRPLLTRVAYRMLGSVADAEDVVQDAFIRWLGTDRDAVREPAAFLRRTVTRLCLDQIKSARAQRETYIGPWLPDPLVEEEEEDDVTLPLMLALERLSPLERAAFLLHDVFGVEFEEVARTIDRDPAATRQLAARARTHVRDARPRYKLEKEQGMQIANAFFAASRSGDMSALGALLAADVGMWADGGGKRPAATGPIMGYDVVMKLHRSLAVLFGKYGSTLVHIGMINGLPGFVTREADGELQTTALEIEDGKIAGIYVMRNPDKLRHMH; this is translated from the coding sequence ATGACCGCCGAGGGTATCCGGAACGGCACCGCGGCGGCGGCGGCGGCGAGTTTCGACCCGCTGCGCCCGCTGCTCACCCGCGTCGCCTACCGGATGCTCGGTTCGGTTGCCGATGCGGAGGATGTGGTGCAGGACGCGTTCATCCGCTGGCTCGGCACCGATCGCGACGCGGTGCGCGAGCCTGCGGCCTTCCTCCGCCGCACCGTGACGCGGCTCTGCCTCGACCAGATCAAGTCGGCGCGTGCGCAGCGCGAGACCTACATCGGCCCATGGCTCCCCGATCCGCTGGTCGAGGAAGAGGAGGAAGACGATGTCACCCTCCCGCTGATGCTCGCGCTCGAACGGCTCTCCCCGCTCGAACGCGCGGCGTTTCTTCTCCACGACGTCTTCGGCGTCGAGTTCGAGGAAGTCGCGAGGACGATCGACCGCGACCCCGCGGCGACGCGCCAGCTCGCCGCGCGCGCCCGCACCCATGTCCGCGACGCACGGCCGCGCTACAAGCTCGAAAAGGAACAGGGGATGCAGATCGCCAATGCCTTTTTCGCGGCGTCGCGCAGCGGGGACATGAGTGCGCTCGGCGCGCTTCTCGCGGCCGATGTCGGCATGTGGGCCGACGGCGGCGGCAAGCGGCCCGCGGCGACGGGGCCGATCATGGGTTATGACGTGGTGATGAAATTGCACCGCAGCCTTGCGGTCCTGTTCGGCAAATATGGCTCGACGCTCGTTCACATCGGCATGATCAACGGTCTGCCGGGCTTCGTCACGCGAGAGGCCGACGGCGAGCTTCAGACCACCGCGCTCGAGATCGAGGACGGCAAGATCGCGGGCATTTATGTGATGCGCAATCCCGACAAGCTGCGGCACATGCATTAA